A window of Vigna unguiculata cultivar IT97K-499-35 chromosome 4, ASM411807v1, whole genome shotgun sequence contains these coding sequences:
- the LOC114181618 gene encoding cullin-3A-like has protein sequence MSTQKKRAFQIEAFKHRVVVDPKYAEKTWKVLEHAIHEIYNHNASGLSFEELYRNAYNMVLHKFGEKLYTGLVTTMTAHLKEISQSIESAQGEIFLDELNRKWVDHNKALQMIRDILMYMDRTFIPSNHKTPVHELGLNLWRDVVIHSSKTQARLLDTLLELVLRERNGEVINRGLMRNIIKMLMDLGLPVYQHDFEKHFLDVSANFYCCESQKFIETCDCGDYLKKAERRLNEELERVSHYLDPRSESKITNVVEKEMIESHMHTLVHMENSGLVSMLVDDKYEDLQRMYNLFRRVTAGLTIVKEVMTSFIRDTGKQLIMDPERLRDPVDFVQRLLDLKDKYDKVITMSFNNDKTFQNALNSSFEYFINLNARSPEFISLFVDDKLRRGLKGVGEEDVEIVLDKVMMLFRYLQEKDVFEKYYKQHLAKRLLSGKTISDDAERSLIVKLKTECGYQFTSKLEGMFTDMKTSHDTMQGFYAGQGTELGDGPTLSVQVLTTGSWPTQPSPPCNLPSEILGVCDRFRTYYLGTHNGRRLSWQTNMGTADLKATFGKGQKHELNVSTYQMCVLMLFNNVEQLTCKEIEQATAIPMSDLRRCLQSLACVKGKNVLRKEPMSKDIAEDDAFFFNDKFTSKFFKVKIGTVVAQRESEPENLETRQRVEEDRKPQIEAAIVRIMKSRRTLDHNNIVAEVTKQLQSRFLPNPVVIKKRIESLIEREFLERDKVDRKLYRYLA, from the exons ATGAGCACGCAGAAGAAGCGCGCGTTCCAGATAGAGGCGTTCAAGCACCGCGTGGTGGTCGATCCCAAGTATGCCGAGAAGACgtggaaggttctagaacatgctaTCCACGAGATATACAACCACAACGCCAGTGGCCTTAGCTTTGAAGAGCTTTACAG GAATGCTTATAATATGGTGCTACACAAATTTGGGGAGAAACTTTACACAGGACTTGTGACGACCATGACTGctcatttaaaagaaatttctcAATCAATTGAATCTGCTCAAGGAGAAATTTTCTTGGACGAGCTCAATAGGAAGTGGGTAGATCATAACAAGGCATTGCAAATGATCCGAGATATACTGATGTACATGGATCGAACATTTATACCTAGCAACCATAAAACTCCTGTTCATGAGCTTGGATTGAATCTTTGGAGAGATGTTGTGATCCATTCCAGCAAAACTCAGGCTAGGCTTCTAGATACACTTCTTGAGCTTGTGCTTAGGGAAAGGAACGGTGAGGTAATAAACAGAGGATTGATgagaaatataataaagatgCTTATGGATTTGGGTTTGCCTGTTTACCAGCATGACTTTGAGAAGCATTTTCTTGATGTATCTGCAAATTTTTACTGTTGTGAGTCCCAGAAATTCATTGAAACTTGTGATTGTGGTGATTATCTGAAAAAAGCTGAGAGACGTTTAAATGAAGAGTTGGAGAGAGTATCTCATTACTTGGATCCCAGAAGTGAGTCAAAGATAACTAATGTGGTGGAGAAGGAGATGATTGAAAGCCATATGCACACTCTAGTTCATATGGAGAACTCAGGTCTAGTTAGTATGCTTGTGGATGACAAATATGAAGACTTACAAAGAATGTATAATTTGTTTCGCAGGGTGACTGCTGGGCTCACAATTGTTAAAGAAGTCATGACTTCCTTTATACGGGATACAGGAAAGCAGCTAATTATGGATCCTGAAAGGTTGAGAGATCCTGTGGATTTTGTTCAACGCCTGTTAGATTTGAAGGATAAATATGACAAGGTTATTACAATGTCTTTTAATAATGACAAAACATTTCAGAATGCCTTGAATTCCTCTTTTGAATATTTCATCAATTTGAATGCTCGGTCTCCAGAGTTCATCTCTTTGTTTGTGGATGACAAACTTCGTCGAGGGTTGAAAGGGGTTGGTGAGGAGGATGTGGAGATTGTACTAGACAAAGTCATGATGCTCTTCCGGTACCTACAGGAGAAGGATGTGTTTGAGAAGTATTACAAGCAACACTTGGCAAAAAGGCTTCTTTCAGGGAAGACTATATCTGACGATGCAGAAAGGAGTTTGATTGTTAAGCTCAAAACAGAATGCGGATATCAATTCACTTCTAAGTTAGAGGGTATGTTTACTGACATGAAGACTTCTCATGACACAATGCAGGGTTTCTATGCCGGCCAAGGTACTGAGTTGGGGGATGGTCCTACACTATCTGTCCAGGTGCTTACGACAGGATCATGGCCTACTCAGCCTAGCCCACCGTGTAATCTTCCATCAGAAATATTGGGTGTATGTGACAGGTTTCGAACATATTATCTGGGCACACATAATGGTAGGAGATTGTCTTGGCAAACTAATATGGGGACTGCTGATCTGAAAGCAACATTTGGTAAAGGCCAAAAGCATGAATTGAATGTTTCCACATACCAAATGTGTGTACTAATGCTTTTCAACAACGTTGAGCAGTTGACTTGTAAGGAGATAGAGCAAGCCACAGCCATTCCCATGTCTGATTTGAGGAGGTGCCTTCAGTCTCTTGCCTGTGTCAAAGGAAAAAATGTTCTTCGAAAAGAGCCAATGAGCAAGGACATAGCAGAGGATGATGCATTCTTCTTTAATGATAAATTCACAAGCAAGTTCTTTAAGGTGAAGATAGGCACTGTCGTTGCACAGAGGGAGTCTGAACCAGAAAACCTAGAAACTCGGCAAAGAGTGGAGGAAGATAGAAAGCCACAGATCGAGGCAGCAATTGTGAGGATAATGAAATCAAGGCGAACTCTAGATCATAATAATATCGTTGCTGAGGTCACTAAGCAGCTGCAGTCACGGTTTTTGCCTAATCCTGTTGTTATTAAGAAAAGAATTGAATCCCTTATTGAGCGTGAGTTTTTGGAGAGGGATAAAGTGGACAGAAAACTGTATCGCTATCTTGCTTGA